Below is a window of Planococcus rifietoensis DNA.
GAATTGCCGGTGCAATTTTCTTCCATCAAGGACGAGCATGAAGCAGTCCGCACTAAAGCGGGATTGTTTGATGTTTCCCATATGGGCGAGATATTCGTCTCGGGCCCGGACAGCCTGTCTTATTTACAGAAATTGCTGACCAATGATGTATCAAAGCTTCAGGACGGCCAGGCGCAATACACGGCGATGTGTTATGAAGATGGTGGCACGATCGATGATTTGCTCGTCTACAAACTCGAAGATGAGCGCTACCTGCTGGTGGTCAATGCATCGAATATCGACAAGGATTTCGAATGGATGCAAAAACATCGCGAAGGCGAAGTCGAACTTGATAATGCCTCAGAACGTTTTGGCCTGCTTGCGCTGCAAGGGCCGCTGGCTGAAAAAGTATTGGCTGCGTTGACGAAAGAAGATTTATCGGCGATCCGCCCATTCCGCTTCAAGGACCAAGTAGAAGTCGCTGGGCAGCAAGTGTTGGTTTCACGCACCGGCTACACAGGTGAAGATGGGTTCGAAATCTACGGCAGCCCAGAAGCCGTCACGGCTCTATGGGACCGTATCTTAGAAACAGGTGAATCGGAAGGCCTCGTGCCGGCAGGACTCGGTGCACGCGATACGCTGCGTTTTGAGGCAGGGCTTGCGCTATACGGTCAAGAATTGTCAAAAGACATCACACCGCTTGAGGCCGGCATTGGTTTTGCCGTCAAATTGAAAAAAGAATCCGACTTTATTGGGAAACAGGCTTTAGTGGATCAAAAAGAAGCCGGGGTACCCCGCAAATCCGTCGGCATCGAAATGATCGACAAGGGCATCCCGCGCCATGGCTATGCAGTTTACAAGGGCGATGAGAAAATCGGCGAAGTCACGACCGGTACACAGTCGCCGACATTGAAAAAGAATATCGGGCTGGCTTTGCTGGATGCTAAGCATAACGAGCTGGGCACGGAAGTGGATGTTGAAATCCGCAATAAGCGGCTTAAAGCAAAAATTATCGCAGCGCCATTTTATAAACGCTCTAAATAATCCGAATAAAGAAGGGGACTGCACACGATGAAACATCGCTATCTACCAATGACTTCCCAAGATGAAAAAGACATGCTCAAGACGATCGGCGTCCAATCGATCGATGAATTGTTTTCGGACATTCCTGAAAAAGTACGCTTTAAAGGCGAATACAACATCAAGCCTGCAAAATCCGAATCGGCCTTGACGAAAGAACTGGCACAGCTTGCCGGCAAGAATGCGGATTCTGTCCGTTACGCATCGTTCCTCGGCGCAGGTGTTTATGATCATTACAAACCGATCGTTGTCGATCACGTCATTTCCCGTTCTGAATTTTATACAGCCTATACGCCTTACCAGCCGGAAATCTCGCAAGGGGAATTGCAGGCGATCTTTGAATTCCAGACGATGATCGCTGAACTGACCGGCATGGATATCGCGAACTCATCCATGTACGACGGGGGGACAGCGCTCGCAGAAGCGGGCATGCTCGCAGCCGGCCAGACGCGCCGCAAGAAAATCCTAGTTTCCCGTGCTGTCCATCCGGAGTCGAGAGACGTTGTCCGCACGTATGCACTCGGCCAGTCAATTGATGTTGTAGAGGTTCCGCTCAAAGATGGCCGCACGGATATCGACGCCTTAAAAGAAATGGTCGATGAGAACACGGCAACTGTCATGATTCAATATCCGAACTTTTTCGGTCAAGTGGAAAACTTGAAGGAAATCGAAACGATAGTCCATGGAGCGGGTGCTCTTTTCACCGTATCCTCCAATCCGCTGGCACTTGGGGCGTTAACGCCTCCAGGTAAATTCGGCGCAGATATTACCGTCGGCGATGCACAGCCTTTCGGCATTCCGGAAGCATTCGGCGGGCCTCATTGCGGTTATTTCGCCGTAACGCAAAAATTGATGCGCAAAGTTCCGGGACGCCTTGTCGGCGAAACGACAGACGATGAAGGCAGACGTGGATTCGTCTTGACTTTGCAAGCGCGGGAACAGCATATCCGCCGCGACAAAGCGACATCGAATATCTGCTCGAACCAAGCCTTGAATGCTTTGGCAGCGTCTGTTGCCATGACGGCGCTCGGCAAAGAAGGCGCGAAGGAAATTGCGGTGCAAAATATCACCAAAACGCATTATATGAAGCAGCAGCTGAAGAAATCCGGTTTCGAGATCGCATTCGATGGCGCCCATTTCAATGAAATTGCCGTCAAAGTCGGCTCATCGGTCAAGGAGTTGAATGCCGCTTTGTTTGAGAAAGACATGATCGGCGGCTACGATCTCGGCTTGAGCTATGACGAGTTGCAAGGGCATATGTTGATTGCGGTCACTGAGCAGCGTTCTAAAGAAGAAATCGACGCGTTTGTACAAGAAATAGATGCATTCGTGCGAGAAACGGAGGCTTCCCATGCATAAAGACAACCAGCCACTCATTTTTGAAATGACCAAACAAGGCCGTGTCGGCTACAGCTTGCCGGAACTTGATGTGCCGGTAGTGGATTTGACTGAATTGCTCGGCCAAGAGCTAGTTCGCGAAGAATTTGCCGAATTGCCGGAAGTCTCGGAACTCGACATCATGCGTCATTACACGGCGCTATCAAAACGCAACCACGGTGTCGATTCCGGATTCTATCCGCTTGGCTCGTGCACGATGAAATATAATCCGAAAATCAATGAATCCGTTGCCCGTTACTCCGGATTCGCGAACATCCACCCGCTGCAGGAAGAATCGACTGTTCAAGGTGCGATGGAATTGATGTATGACCTTCAGGAACATTTGAAGGAAATTACCGGCATGGATGAAGTGACGCTTCAGCCGGCCGCGGGTGCCCACGGCGAATGGACAGGCCTCATGATGATCCGCGCTTTCCACGAAGCGAACGGTGATTTTAACCGCACGAAAGTCATC
It encodes the following:
- the gcvT gene encoding glycine cleavage system aminomethyltransferase GcvT; its protein translation is MGQLKRTPLFDSYARYGGKTIDFGGWELPVQFSSIKDEHEAVRTKAGLFDVSHMGEIFVSGPDSLSYLQKLLTNDVSKLQDGQAQYTAMCYEDGGTIDDLLVYKLEDERYLLVVNASNIDKDFEWMQKHREGEVELDNASERFGLLALQGPLAEKVLAALTKEDLSAIRPFRFKDQVEVAGQQVLVSRTGYTGEDGFEIYGSPEAVTALWDRILETGESEGLVPAGLGARDTLRFEAGLALYGQELSKDITPLEAGIGFAVKLKKESDFIGKQALVDQKEAGVPRKSVGIEMIDKGIPRHGYAVYKGDEKIGEVTTGTQSPTLKKNIGLALLDAKHNELGTEVDVEIRNKRLKAKIIAAPFYKRSK
- the gcvPA gene encoding aminomethyl-transferring glycine dehydrogenase subunit GcvPA: MKHRYLPMTSQDEKDMLKTIGVQSIDELFSDIPEKVRFKGEYNIKPAKSESALTKELAQLAGKNADSVRYASFLGAGVYDHYKPIVVDHVISRSEFYTAYTPYQPEISQGELQAIFEFQTMIAELTGMDIANSSMYDGGTALAEAGMLAAGQTRRKKILVSRAVHPESRDVVRTYALGQSIDVVEVPLKDGRTDIDALKEMVDENTATVMIQYPNFFGQVENLKEIETIVHGAGALFTVSSNPLALGALTPPGKFGADITVGDAQPFGIPEAFGGPHCGYFAVTQKLMRKVPGRLVGETTDDEGRRGFVLTLQAREQHIRRDKATSNICSNQALNALAASVAMTALGKEGAKEIAVQNITKTHYMKQQLKKSGFEIAFDGAHFNEIAVKVGSSVKELNAALFEKDMIGGYDLGLSYDELQGHMLIAVTEQRSKEEIDAFVQEIDAFVRETEASHA